A genomic stretch from Chryseobacterium sp. SNU WT5 includes:
- a CDS encoding M1 family metallopeptidase — protein sequence MKKEFLVIFTLFFGLLSAQKDAYYQQSAKYKMDIDVDAKNFTYNGNQSLTYTNNSPDELDVVYFHLYWNAFKAGSMMDQRVASQGKNGDSRLQINGISRLSSIPKDEEGAQNIHWIKQNGKDLKFEIQETVMKVYLDSKIKPNSSTTFTMEWDAVIPMQIRRAGRNNREGIDMTVTQWYPKIAEYDYDGWATFDYIGREFHAPFSDFEVNIKIDKDYVVGAGGELQNPLDVKGYDAKATIKTDKNNKAIWKWKAKNLLDFAWAADRDYIVDSFVVLDGPKVSFVYQKSEKTKYWEESKPYVTKFFQIMNAKFGRYVYPTYSFIQGGDGGMEYGMCTMILGEAKSLDGLVGLMVHEGGHSWNQQMMAYNESVRPWMDEGFTNYFDDVIMHQLFPPKTPQANPFTGTIESYRRFVKRGIEEPASWLGDHHDNGSAYSVASYTKGDLFLVQLGYIMGEQNLALVLKEFYTQWHLKHPTDRDFMHIAQKISGMDLKWFQNYWINTTKTIDYGIKQVKYEATTTTITLENNGSVPMPIDFSILTTDKKVVNYQIPLNMTHTWKSQDIYGNFQTMTYWPWTQKEYTFTIPYNKSQISALGIDFSQRLADVNLEDNLVQVK from the coding sequence ATGAAGAAAGAGTTCCTTGTTATTTTTACCTTATTTTTTGGCTTATTATCTGCTCAAAAAGATGCCTATTATCAACAAAGTGCGAAATACAAAATGGATATTGATGTTGATGCGAAAAATTTCACGTACAACGGAAACCAAAGTTTGACCTATACTAATAATTCGCCTGACGAGTTAGATGTTGTTTATTTCCATTTATATTGGAATGCTTTCAAAGCAGGCTCCATGATGGATCAAAGAGTCGCAAGCCAGGGAAAGAACGGAGATTCCAGATTGCAAATCAATGGTATTTCTAGATTATCTTCGATTCCAAAAGATGAAGAAGGAGCTCAAAACATTCACTGGATCAAACAAAATGGTAAAGATTTAAAATTTGAGATTCAGGAAACGGTGATGAAAGTCTATTTGGATAGTAAAATAAAACCGAACTCTTCCACCACATTTACAATGGAATGGGATGCTGTAATTCCAATGCAGATTCGACGTGCAGGACGAAATAATAGAGAAGGAATTGATATGACGGTTACACAATGGTATCCGAAAATTGCAGAATACGATTATGATGGCTGGGCAACTTTTGATTATATAGGAAGAGAATTTCATGCACCATTCTCTGATTTTGAAGTGAATATCAAAATCGACAAAGATTATGTTGTTGGTGCTGGTGGAGAACTACAGAATCCACTTGATGTGAAAGGATACGATGCGAAAGCAACCATCAAAACAGATAAAAACAACAAAGCAATATGGAAATGGAAAGCCAAAAACCTGCTTGATTTTGCCTGGGCTGCAGATCGCGATTATATCGTAGACTCCTTCGTAGTTTTAGATGGACCTAAAGTTTCCTTTGTTTATCAGAAATCAGAAAAGACTAAATACTGGGAAGAATCGAAACCTTATGTTACTAAATTCTTCCAAATCATGAATGCTAAATTTGGACGGTACGTTTATCCTACCTACTCCTTTATTCAAGGTGGAGATGGTGGAATGGAATATGGAATGTGTACCATGATCTTAGGTGAAGCAAAAAGTTTAGACGGATTAGTTGGCTTGATGGTGCATGAAGGTGGACACTCTTGGAACCAACAAATGATGGCTTATAATGAAAGCGTTAGACCTTGGATGGATGAAGGATTTACGAATTACTTTGACGATGTTATTATGCACCAATTATTCCCGCCAAAGACTCCACAAGCCAATCCTTTTACAGGAACTATTGAAAGCTATAGAAGATTCGTAAAAAGAGGAATTGAAGAGCCTGCTTCATGGCTTGGCGACCATCATGATAACGGAAGCGCTTACTCTGTGGCTTCTTATACAAAAGGAGATCTGTTTCTAGTTCAGTTGGGATATATTATGGGAGAGCAAAATCTTGCCTTAGTTTTAAAAGAGTTTTATACCCAATGGCATTTAAAACATCCAACAGACAGAGACTTCATGCATATCGCGCAAAAAATTTCCGGAATGGATCTGAAATGGTTTCAAAATTACTGGATCAATACCACCAAAACTATTGATTACGGAATCAAACAGGTAAAATACGAAGCTACTACAACAACCATTACTTTGGAAAATAACGGATCGGTCCCGATGCCGATTGATTTCTCTATTCTTACAACCGATAAAAAAGTAGTTAATTACCAGATCCCGTTGAATATGACACACACTTGGAAGAGTCAGGATATTTATGGTAATTTCCAAACAATGACATACTGGCCTTGGACCCAAAAAGAATACACCTTCACAATTCCTTATAATAAATCGCAAATTTCAGCTTTAGGTATTGACTTTTCTCAAAGATTGGCAGATGTTAATTTAGAGGATAACTTGGTTCAGGTAAAATAA
- a CDS encoding type III pantothenate kinase produces the protein MNCIVINIGNTNIRFGLFDDDNCDISWILNTKPYRTSDELQMQFMMMYQTHKIKAKNIEKVIIGSVVPQLTYDVSRAIQKIHNKKPIIVDRNTPSAVQPKSKQMGTDIYANLVAAHHLYPSDKKKIIFDFGTALTASCINEEGETIGVIIAPGIITALNSLIHDTAQLPEIELIKPKSVLGLDTVSCMQSGMVYGYLGMVEGFVDRINDEVNADCFVIATGGVSHVYKPLTNKIHIADRLHTLKGLFYLGKDL, from the coding sequence ATGAATTGTATCGTAATCAATATAGGAAACACTAATATTAGATTCGGCTTATTTGACGATGATAACTGTGACATTTCCTGGATTCTGAACACGAAGCCATACAGAACCAGTGATGAATTGCAAATGCAGTTTATGATGATGTATCAAACACACAAAATCAAAGCTAAAAATATAGAAAAGGTAATTATCGGTTCTGTAGTTCCGCAATTAACCTATGATGTTTCGAGAGCCATTCAAAAGATTCATAATAAAAAACCCATTATCGTAGATCGAAATACACCATCAGCTGTCCAGCCTAAATCCAAACAAATGGGAACCGATATTTATGCAAATTTAGTTGCGGCACATCATTTATACCCCTCTGATAAAAAGAAGATTATTTTTGATTTCGGGACAGCACTCACTGCTAGTTGTATCAATGAAGAAGGAGAAACAATTGGAGTTATCATTGCGCCGGGCATTATTACCGCATTGAATTCATTGATTCATGATACCGCACAGTTACCAGAAATAGAACTTATAAAACCCAAATCGGTTTTAGGACTAGATACCGTTTCATGTATGCAAAGCGGGATGGTTTACGGCTACTTGGGAATGGTAGAAGGTTTTGTCGATCGTATAAATGACGAGGTGAATGCTGACTGCTTCGTAATTGCTACCGGTGGAGTTTCGCACGTATACAAACCATTAACGAATAAAATTCACATTGCTGACCGCCTCCATACCTTAAAAGGATTATTTTATCTGGGAAAGGATTTATAA
- a CDS encoding nucleoside deaminase: MFTDEYYMKMALQEAKVAFEKDEVPIGCIIVANNQIIAKAHNLTETLNDVTAHAEMQAITAAADFLGGKYLQNCTLYVTMEPCVMCSGALSWSQISKVVIGARDEQRGFINKKLTLHPKTEIVLGVMEHECSVIVKEFFQSRR; this comes from the coding sequence ATGTTTACAGACGAATATTATATGAAAATGGCACTTCAGGAAGCTAAGGTCGCATTTGAAAAAGATGAGGTTCCTATAGGTTGTATTATTGTTGCTAATAATCAGATTATAGCGAAGGCGCACAACCTTACAGAAACTTTAAATGACGTGACTGCCCATGCAGAAATGCAAGCCATTACTGCTGCTGCAGATTTTCTGGGTGGTAAATATCTGCAAAATTGTACGCTTTATGTAACGATGGAGCCGTGTGTGATGTGCTCTGGAGCATTAAGCTGGTCCCAAATTTCAAAAGTAGTGATTGGTGCAAGAGATGAGCAACGCGGTTTTATTAACAAAAAACTAACCCTGCATCCAAAAACAGAAATAGTTTTAGGAGTGATGGAACATGAATGCTCCGTCATTGTAAAAGAGTTTTTTCAAAGTAGACGATAA
- a CDS encoding 50S ribosomal protein L25/general stress protein Ctc: MKSITIQGTKRESVGKKSTKALRDAELVPCVVYGGEETLNFSATEKSFKGLVYTPEAHTVSIEVDGKTIPAVLQDIQFHPLTDKILHADFYQLSDDKPVVMEVPVRITGRSKGVVAGGAMRQSFRKLKVKAIPANLPDEIVVDVTPLKIGSKLYVGTLKTEGFTFMHPDNAVVVAVKMSRTAAKGGAAAADDDEEEETPAAEGEAPAAEETSAE; encoded by the coding sequence ATGAAATCAATTACAATTCAAGGTACAAAAAGAGAAAGCGTGGGCAAAAAGTCTACTAAAGCCTTACGTGATGCTGAATTAGTTCCTTGTGTTGTTTACGGAGGTGAAGAAACTCTTAATTTTTCTGCTACAGAAAAATCATTCAAAGGGTTAGTTTACACTCCTGAAGCACACACGGTATCTATTGAGGTTGACGGAAAAACTATTCCTGCCGTACTTCAGGACATTCAATTTCACCCATTGACGGACAAAATCTTACATGCAGATTTCTACCAGTTGTCAGATGACAAACCAGTAGTAATGGAAGTTCCAGTAAGAATTACAGGTCGCTCAAAAGGTGTTGTTGCCGGTGGTGCAATGAGACAGTCTTTCAGAAAACTGAAAGTAAAAGCAATTCCAGCAAACTTACCGGACGAAATCGTGGTAGATGTTACTCCACTTAAAATTGGTAGTAAGCTTTATGTTGGTACACTGAAAACAGAAGGATTCACATTTATGCACCCAGACAATGCAGTAGTCGTTGCTGTTAAAATGTCCAGAACTGCAGCTAAAGGTGGTGCGGCAGCAGCAGATGATGATGAGGAGGAGGAAACTCCAGCAGCAGAAGGTGAAGCTCCAGCAGCAGAAGAAACAAGCGCAGAGTAA
- a CDS encoding ribose-phosphate pyrophosphokinase: MAEQASYLFSTRTSKVLAEKIAQFYGQEIGKINFQEFSDGEFEPVLDQSVRGGRVFLIGSTFPPADNLLELLLMIDASKRASAKSITVVLPYYGLARQDRKDQPRAPIGAKLVANLLTAAGATRIMTMDLHADQIQGFFEIPVDHLYASTIFIEYIQKLKLDNLTIASPDMGGAKRAKNYAGHLGADVVIAYKERKKANVVDEMFLIGDVEGRNVILIDDMIDTAGTLCKAAEILMANGATSVRAMATHGVLSGKAYENIENSKLLEVIVTDTIPVKTELSSKIKVLSCAELFADVMKMVHEHKSISDKFII; encoded by the coding sequence ATGGCTGAGCAAGCAAGTTATTTATTCTCTACAAGAACCAGTAAAGTTCTGGCAGAAAAAATCGCCCAATTTTATGGGCAAGAAATTGGAAAGATTAATTTTCAGGAATTTAGTGACGGCGAATTCGAGCCCGTTTTAGATCAATCTGTCCGTGGTGGGCGGGTTTTTTTAATTGGATCTACTTTTCCGCCAGCAGATAATCTTTTAGAACTTTTGCTGATGATTGATGCGTCAAAGAGAGCATCTGCTAAAAGCATCACGGTTGTTCTTCCATATTATGGTTTAGCAAGACAAGACCGAAAAGATCAACCAAGAGCACCAATTGGAGCCAAGTTAGTTGCTAATCTTTTAACTGCGGCTGGTGCTACAAGAATTATGACCATGGATCTACATGCAGATCAAATTCAAGGATTTTTTGAAATACCAGTTGATCATTTATATGCATCTACTATTTTCATAGAATACATTCAGAAATTAAAATTAGATAATTTAACGATCGCTTCTCCAGACATGGGGGGTGCGAAAAGAGCGAAGAATTATGCTGGCCACCTAGGAGCGGATGTAGTTATTGCATACAAAGAAAGAAAAAAGGCGAATGTAGTAGATGAAATGTTTTTGATCGGTGATGTAGAAGGTAGAAACGTAATTCTTATCGATGACATGATCGATACTGCAGGAACATTATGCAAAGCAGCAGAGATATTGATGGCCAATGGTGCTACCAGTGTTCGGGCTATGGCAACACACGGTGTTCTTTCTGGTAAAGCATATGAAAATATCGAAAACTCCAAATTACTGGAAGTTATTGTAACCGATACCATTCCAGTAAAAACAGAATTATCTTCTAAAATCAAGGTGCTTTCTTGTGCCGAACTTTTTGCAGATGTAATGAAAATGGTTCACGAACATAAATCGATTAGTGATAAATTCATTATTTAA
- a CDS encoding G-D-S-L family lipolytic protein: MKKILISTVAVSALLFTVSCNTDFDTDVSNVVVTNGEANFTKFVSVGNSLTSGFRDGALYSDGQLQSFPAIMAQQMKLAGGGEFKQPMMPNNIGGFSSLFVASGQTEFYGKLTLKVVAGALSPTPSAPAGDIDFIGGAGKMFNNMGVPGAKSYHLGVAGYGNPAGISLGLANPYFARFATSVSAKVIDDAVNQAPTFFSLWIGNNDVLSYATSGGAGVDRTGNLNPATYGSNDITDPNVVAGAISGYVNALTANGAKGVIANIPNVTSIPFFTRVPNKPIPGAPATVTALNNAYAAYNAGILQAKDLGAITQAEYNARLIKFTVGVANGAVILDKDLTNLGPNVPPLRMSTSKDYILLTASSQLNPTVGGGTSVPLADKYVLTEKETARVLTATAAYNAKIKTIADGKDLAFVDANAKMMELSGASGIQFDGVKYTAAFVTGGTFSLDGVHLTGRGYALIANEFLKQINLKYKSTLPMVNVNNYQGVTFP; encoded by the coding sequence ATGAAAAAAATATTAATATCAACAGTTGCTGTTTCAGCATTGTTATTTACAGTAAGCTGTAACACGGATTTCGATACAGATGTGAGTAATGTAGTGGTTACCAATGGTGAGGCAAACTTTACAAAATTTGTCTCAGTAGGAAATTCACTAACGTCTGGTTTTAGAGATGGAGCTTTATATAGTGATGGACAATTGCAATCGTTTCCAGCAATCATGGCACAGCAGATGAAGCTTGCAGGTGGTGGAGAATTTAAACAACCGATGATGCCAAATAATATTGGTGGATTCTCGAGCTTATTTGTTGCTTCTGGTCAAACAGAATTTTATGGAAAACTAACTTTGAAAGTTGTTGCAGGTGCGTTGTCACCAACACCAAGTGCTCCTGCAGGAGACATCGATTTTATTGGTGGTGCAGGAAAAATGTTTAATAATATGGGTGTTCCAGGTGCTAAGTCTTATCATTTAGGGGTAGCGGGTTATGGGAATCCAGCGGGTATCTCGTTAGGTTTAGCAAATCCGTATTTTGCAAGATTTGCTACAAGTGTAAGTGCTAAAGTGATCGATGATGCTGTTAATCAGGCTCCTACATTTTTCTCTCTTTGGATTGGAAATAATGATGTTCTTTCATATGCAACCAGCGGTGGCGCAGGCGTGGACCGGACAGGAAATCTAAATCCTGCTACTTACGGGTCTAACGACATCACCGATCCTAACGTTGTAGCAGGTGCAATTAGCGGGTATGTTAATGCTTTAACAGCAAATGGTGCAAAAGGAGTGATTGCAAATATTCCCAATGTAACTTCAATTCCATTTTTTACAAGAGTTCCTAATAAGCCAATTCCTGGAGCTCCGGCTACAGTGACTGCGCTTAATAATGCTTATGCAGCGTATAATGCAGGTATACTTCAAGCAAAAGATTTAGGAGCAATTACTCAAGCGGAATACAATGCTAGATTGATTAAATTTACCGTAGGTGTTGCAAATGGAGCTGTGATTTTAGATAAAGATCTTACTAATTTGGGTCCTAATGTGCCGCCTCTGAGAATGTCAACTAGTAAGGATTATATTTTATTGACTGCGTCAAGTCAATTAAATCCTACAGTGGGAGGAGGAACTTCTGTTCCTTTAGCTGATAAGTATGTATTAACCGAAAAAGAAACAGCAAGAGTTTTAACAGCTACAGCCGCATATAATGCTAAAATTAAAACAATCGCTGATGGTAAAGACTTAGCTTTTGTAGATGCAAATGCGAAAATGATGGAACTTTCTGGAGCGTCAGGTATTCAATTTGACGGTGTAAAATATACTGCAGCATTTGTTACAGGTGGAACTTTCTCTTTGGATGGAGTTCACTTGACTGGAAGAGGTTACGCATTAATTGCTAATGAATTTCTAAAACAGATTAATTTAAAATATAAGTCGACGCTTCCAATGGTAAATGTGAATAATTACCAAGGAGTTACGTTTCCTTAA
- a CDS encoding OmpP1/FadL family transporter: protein MKKIVLTTVLLAGVLAQAGGFRVSLQGVKQLAMAHTSAHTEDASVTFFNPAGMSFIPAKLSVAAGGFGAQSSVTYQNLSTLESFDTNNPLGTPIYAAIAYKILDNVSVGFNFSTPFGSTVEWSSDWSGREIVQRLELKAFYFQPMVSFKLSPWASVGGSFIYAKGSVDWTKTATQLGGSLNIKDEKASGTGFGLGFYLKPTEKLDVSIAYRSPVDMKADAGVASFNVSPSLYPLVGLDANGQDKFKAVLPLVDEYTVGVTYKITPKWLVSGDFNYTGWSQYNKLTLDFENAAVGNQPNDPTVLVSPKNFHNTQTWRVGTQYQINDMFAARAGYYYDESPYADENFQAETPSFDSNVITAGLGINLMKGFGVDIAGGIALPKSREAKNSFTSFYGQAKAKAYYFGLGLSYNAF from the coding sequence ATGAAAAAAATAGTTTTAACAACAGTATTGTTAGCTGGAGTTCTTGCACAAGCTGGAGGCTTTAGAGTTTCTCTGCAAGGTGTTAAGCAATTGGCAATGGCGCATACGAGTGCTCATACGGAGGACGCGAGTGTTACATTCTTTAATCCAGCAGGGATGTCTTTTATTCCAGCTAAATTAAGTGTAGCAGCTGGTGGATTCGGCGCACAATCAAGTGTGACGTACCAAAATTTATCAACTCTGGAATCTTTTGATACCAATAATCCACTTGGAACTCCAATTTATGCAGCGATCGCCTATAAAATTTTGGACAATGTTTCTGTTGGGTTTAATTTCTCTACTCCTTTTGGTAGTACAGTCGAATGGTCATCAGATTGGTCAGGTCGTGAAATCGTTCAGCGTTTGGAATTGAAAGCATTTTATTTCCAACCAATGGTTTCATTCAAACTATCACCTTGGGCATCAGTTGGAGGAAGTTTCATTTATGCTAAAGGTTCGGTAGATTGGACTAAAACCGCGACTCAATTGGGTGGTTCTTTAAATATTAAAGATGAGAAAGCTTCGGGAACAGGATTCGGTTTAGGATTTTACCTTAAACCAACAGAGAAATTGGATGTAAGTATCGCATACCGATCGCCAGTTGATATGAAGGCTGATGCTGGAGTTGCTTCTTTTAATGTTTCTCCAAGTTTATATCCATTAGTTGGTTTAGATGCAAACGGTCAGGATAAATTTAAAGCAGTGTTGCCTTTGGTAGATGAATATACAGTGGGTGTTACTTATAAGATTACACCAAAATGGTTGGTTTCTGGTGATTTCAACTATACAGGGTGGAGCCAATATAACAAATTAACCTTGGATTTTGAAAATGCTGCAGTTGGCAATCAGCCTAATGATCCTACCGTATTAGTGAGTCCAAAGAATTTCCATAATACGCAAACATGGAGAGTTGGAACGCAGTACCAAATTAATGATATGTTCGCAGCACGTGCGGGATATTATTATGATGAATCACCTTACGCTGACGAAAATTTCCAGGCAGAAACACCATCTTTCGACTCAAATGTAATTACGGCTGGTCTAGGGATTAATCTTATGAAAGGATTTGGAGTAGATATCGCAGGTGGAATTGCTTTACCAAAAAGTAGAGAGGCGAAAAACTCATTTACCAGCTTCTACGGACAAGCGAAAGCGAAGGCTTATTACTTCGGTTTAGGTTTATCATATAATGCATTTTAA
- a CDS encoding stage 0 sporulation family protein, whose protein sequence is MSCGCKTSGDSSHSCGTKTANGCESVDTCGNSYKLSVFDWLSNINNPSQSQTDFVEVRFKNDRKFFYKNVNKLPLHIGSVVTVESSPGHDIGVVSLTGELVKIQMKKKYITEDNPLKIYRLANQKDIEVWQDARGKEESVKIQARKIAYALDLEMKITDVEYQGDGTKVTFYYTAENRVDFRQLIKEFASLFRSKIDMKQIGFRQEAAKVGGIGSCGRELCCSTWLTDFRSVNTNAARYQQLSINPQKLAGQCGKLKCCLNYELDSYLDALSHFPPSSTNIDTEKGKAFCIKIDVFKKRMWFAYVDYSVSWYDLDVKQVKELIAKNKKGEKAPPLEDLKTNDMPVKSVDLIQESDLNRFERRPKNSGKSQNKRKPSNQKKTDNQSNTGQAQLRKKGPEHPQNTRAPQKGQTNKKFKKKNPPKRDDNA, encoded by the coding sequence ATGAGTTGTGGATGTAAAACATCCGGCGATTCGTCCCATTCGTGCGGTACAAAAACCGCCAATGGCTGTGAAAGTGTAGATACTTGCGGAAATAGTTATAAATTAAGCGTTTTCGATTGGCTCTCGAATATTAACAACCCTTCTCAATCACAAACTGATTTTGTAGAGGTAAGATTCAAGAACGATCGCAAATTTTTTTATAAGAACGTCAATAAATTACCGCTTCATATAGGAAGCGTTGTCACAGTAGAGTCCAGTCCGGGTCACGATATAGGGGTTGTAAGCCTCACAGGAGAGTTAGTAAAAATTCAGATGAAAAAGAAATACATCACTGAAGATAACCCCCTAAAAATATACAGATTAGCCAATCAGAAAGACATAGAAGTTTGGCAAGATGCGAGAGGAAAAGAAGAAAGTGTAAAAATTCAAGCGAGGAAAATTGCGTATGCTCTTGACCTTGAAATGAAAATTACGGATGTAGAATATCAAGGCGATGGTACGAAAGTAACCTTCTACTATACTGCAGAAAACAGAGTAGATTTTCGACAGCTAATTAAAGAATTTGCATCTCTTTTCCGATCAAAAATAGACATGAAACAAATCGGATTTCGCCAGGAAGCGGCGAAAGTTGGTGGTATAGGATCGTGTGGTAGAGAGCTCTGTTGCTCTACGTGGTTAACTGACTTCCGGTCTGTAAATACAAATGCAGCAAGATATCAGCAATTAAGCATCAATCCTCAGAAATTAGCAGGACAATGTGGAAAGTTGAAATGTTGTCTGAATTATGAACTTGATAGTTACCTTGATGCATTAAGTCACTTCCCACCTTCTTCAACAAATATTGACACTGAGAAAGGAAAAGCATTTTGTATTAAAATCGATGTGTTCAAAAAAAGAATGTGGTTTGCTTACGTAGATTATTCTGTGTCTTGGTATGATCTTGATGTAAAACAGGTCAAAGAGCTTATCGCAAAGAATAAAAAAGGAGAAAAAGCACCTCCTTTAGAAGACTTGAAAACAAATGACATGCCTGTAAAATCAGTAGATTTAATACAGGAAAGCGATCTTAATCGTTTTGAAAGAAGACCAAAGAATTCTGGTAAAAGCCAGAATAAGCGGAAACCTTCTAATCAAAAGAAGACCGACAATCAATCAAATACTGGTCAAGCTCAATTAAGAAAGAAGGGTCCTGAACACCCCCAAAACACAAGAGCGCCGCAGAAGGGGCAAACAAATAAAAAATTTAAGAAAAAAAATCCTCCAAAAAGAGACGACAATGCATAA
- a CDS encoding gliding motility lipoprotein GldH: MHKVLGSFLVIFLLIGCSENSEQIGLNSLNGVWDKKAEQKFEFKVKDAQNPKNIIFVVRNNNNYPYSNLRVIVNFLDKKTKKKETDTLNYILANPNGAWIGKGFGDTKETLFQYKLNYKFPQNGEYSIGIIQAMRNDNLPGIEDIGIKIEKAKP; the protein is encoded by the coding sequence ATGCATAAGGTTTTAGGATCATTTCTCGTTATTTTTTTGTTGATCGGTTGTAGTGAAAACTCTGAGCAGATCGGATTGAATAGTCTAAACGGCGTTTGGGATAAAAAAGCAGAACAAAAATTTGAGTTTAAAGTAAAAGATGCCCAAAATCCAAAAAATATTATATTTGTTGTAAGAAACAACAACAACTATCCTTATAGCAATTTACGGGTAATTGTCAATTTCTTAGACAAGAAAACAAAGAAGAAAGAAACCGATACCTTAAATTATATTTTAGCGAACCCTAATGGTGCCTGGATTGGAAAAGGCTTCGGCGATACGAAAGAGACTCTTTTTCAGTATAAATTGAATTATAAATTTCCACAGAATGGCGAGTATTCTATCGGGATTATTCAAGCCATGAGAAATGATAATCTTCCCGGGATCGAAGATATTGGTATAAAAATAGAAAAAGCAAAACCGTAA